The nucleotide window CCTCATTTTTGCTGCACTGCATCAAAGGTACAACGTTGGTTAGATAGTAGGGTAAAGggcccctctacaatgtcccatcaaacactcccagggcaggtacagggggttagatacagagtaaagctccctctacactgtcccatcaaacactcccagggcaggtacatggggttagatacagagtaaagctccctctacactgtcccatcaaacactcccagggcaggtacagggggttagatacagagtaaagcttcctctacactgtcccatcacacactcccagggcaggtacagggggttagatacagagtaaagctccctctacactgtcccatcaaacactcccagggcagatacagcatggggttagatacagagtaaagctccctctacactgtcccatcacacactcccagggcaggtacagggggttagatacagagtaaagctccctctacactgtccccatcaaacactcccagggcaggtacagggggttagatccagagtaaagctccctctacactgtcccatcaaacactcccagagcaggtacagggggttagatacagagtaaagctccctctacactgtcccatcaaacactcccagggcaggtacagggggttagatacagagtaaagctccctctacactgtcccatcaaacactcccagggcaggtacagggggttagatacagagtaaagctccctctacactgtcccatcaaacactcccagggcaggtacagggggttagatacagagtaaagctccctctacactgtcccatcaaacactctcagggcaggtacagggggttagatacagagtaaagctccctctacactgtcccatcaaacactcccagggcaggtacagggggttagatacagggtaaagctccctctacactgtcccatcaaacactcccagggcaggtacagggggttagatacagagtaaagctccctctacactgtcccatcaaacactcccagggcaggtacagggggttagatacagagtaaagctccctctacactgtcccatcaaacactcccagggcaggtacagggggttagatacagggtaaagctccctctacactctctgtcAATCTGTGGTGATGTACTCAATAGGTCCTGGATTAAGACTCAGCCTTCTCAGCACGAGTCTTTGTGGGTTGACGTGAAGCCTGCGGCCTAGTCCGTTGCCCAATGAGGGCCGGGTCAGAGCCTGTCTGTTCCTGCCAGGAGTGTGACTGGGAAACGCAGAGCCCCGTGTGGTCGGCAATGAGGCGAGAAAGCTCGGCGACAGGAGGCACACACGGCACTGGCCTTCGAAAGGGAGATGTGATTTGTACAACAACAACAGCGTACATTTATGCAGCGTCTTTATGTAACAACATCagacacaggagcaggagtcggccattcggcccctcgagcccgctccaccatccaataagatcgcggctgatccgatcttgggctcagctccacttccccgcccgccccttcactcccttatcgctcaaaaatctgtctatctccgccttaaatatattcagtgacccagcccccacagctctctggggcagagaattccacagattcaccagaagaaattcctcctcatctccatcctaaatgggcggccccttattctgagactatgtgccccctagttctagattcccccacgagggggaaacatcctctctgcatccaccctgtccagccccctcagaatctgatacgtttcaataagatcacctctcattcttctaaactccaatgggtacaggcccaacctcctcaacctttcctcataaggcaaccccctcatctttaatgtagtaaatcgtctcgagcgtttcacaggagcaccattgcttgggacattttactatgttaaaggcactatataaataaacgaTATAAGATTTGACCCCTGGCCAACATAGGAGATATTTGGACCAGCTTTTGGTTGCCAGTCCCGAAGAGGTTAGTTttgaggagcctcttaaaggaggagagagaggcggagaggtttagggagggagttccagagcttggggcccaggcaacagaaggcacggccaccgatggtggagcgattataatcagggatggtcaggggggcagaattagaggggtgcagagatctagggagttacagagatagggaggggtgtagggccaggaggaggttacagagatagggaggggtgtaggggctggaggaggttacacagataagggctggagggcgttacagagatagggaggggtgtagaggctggagggggttacagagatagggaggggtgtaggggctgaagggggttacagagatagggaggggtgtaggggctgaagggggttacagagatagggaggggtgtaggggctggagggggttacagagatagggaggggtgtaggggctggagggggttacagagatagggaggggtgtaggggctgaagggggttacagagatagggaggggtgtaggggctgaagggggttacagagatagggagggtgtttcccccccggggctggggagtctagaaccaggggtcacagtctcaggataagggctcggacatttaggactgagatgaggaggaatttcttcactcggagggaggtgaatctttggaactctctgccccagagggctgtggaggctcagtcgttgagtatattcaaggctgagatcgatggatttttggactcgaggggaatcgagggatcgggcggggaagtggagttgaggtcgatgataagCCGCGATCTGATTGgctggcagagcgggctcgaggggccgaatggccgactcctgctcttatttcttgtgttcttctgaGTCCGCGGGctttgagccagcgacgatgacACATCCCAAGTGAAGATGAAGTCGGAGACTTTGCTGGGTCAGGGGAAGCAATCAGTGGTTTCACACGAGCACGAGTGGTATTTTGGTATCACTGCATTTCCTGTCCGATCGTGCTATGACCACACTCTAAGTGACACATCCACCAGCCACATGACCCAGCTTGTGACCAAGCGTCTTCAGCAACTGCACCAATCAAAAATAAAGGTCCTGCATCTCCACAACGCCATACACCCGCTCCGGATGTCCCCAAACGCCTCACACCCAACGCAGTACGCTTCtcaacagttgtaatgtgggaaacgccaaattgtgcacagcaagctcccacacacagcgatgtaataatgacccagatcgtctgttttagtgatgttagtccagggataaatattgtgtagagggagctttactctgtatctaaccccctgtacctgccctgggagtgtttgatgggacagtgtagagggagctttactctgtatctaaccccctgtacctgccctgggagtgtttgatgggacagtgtcgagggagctttactctgtatctaaccccctgtacctgccctgggagtgtttgatgggacagtgtcgagggagctttactctgtatctaaccccctgtacctgccctgggagtgtttgatgggacagtgtagagggagctttactctgtatctaaccccctgtacctgccctgggagtgtttgatgggacagtgtagagggagctttactctgtatctaaccccctgtacctgccctgggagtgtttgatgggacagtgtagagggagctttactctgtatctaaccccctgtacctgccctgggagtgtttgatgagacagtgtagagggagctttactctgtatctaaccccttgtacctgccctgggagtgtttgatgagacagtgtagagggagctttactctgtatctaacccattgtacctgccctgggagtgtttgatgggacagtgtagagggagctttactctatatctaaccccctgtacctgccctgggagtgtttgatgggacagtgtagagggagctttactctgtatctaaccccctgtacctgccctgggagtgtttgatgggacagtgtagagggagctttactctgtatctaacctcctgtacctgccctgggagtgtttgatgggacagtgtagagggagctttactctgtatctaaccccctgtacctgccctgggagtgtttgatgggacagtgtagagggagctttactctgtatctaaccccctgtacctgccctgggagtgtttgatgagacagtgtagagggagctttactctgtatctaaccccttgtacctgccctgggagtgtttgatgagacagtgtagagggagctttactctgtatctaaccccttgtacttgccctgggagtgtttgatgggacagtgtagagggagctttactctatatctaaccccctgtacctgcccagggagtgtttgatgggacagtgtagagggagctttactctgtatctaaccccctgtacctgccctgggagtgtttgatgggacagtgtagagggagctttactctgtatctaaccccctgtacctgccctgggagtgtttgatgggacagtgtagagggagctttactctgtatctaaccccctgtacctgccctgggagtgtttgatgggacagtgtagagggagctttactctgtatctaaccccctgtacctgccctgggagtgtttgatgagacagtgtagagggagctttactctgtatctaaccccttgtacctgccctgggagtgtttgatgagacagtgtagagggagctttactctgtatctaatcccttgtacctgccctgggagtgtttgatgggacagtgtagagggagctttactctgtatctaaccccctgtacctgccctgggagtgtttgatgggacagtgtagagggagctttactctgtatctaatcccctgtacctgccctgggagtgtttgatgggacagtgtagagggagctttactctgtatctaaccccctgtacctgccctgggagtgtttgatgggacagtgtagagggagctttactctgtatctaaccccgtgctgtacctgccctgggagtgtttgatgggacagtgtagagggagctttactctgtatctaaccccctgtacctgccctgggaatgtttgatgggacagtgtagagggagctttactctgtatctaaccccctgtacctgccctgggaatgtttgatgggacagtgtagagggagctttgctctgtatctaaccccgtgctgtacctgccctgggagtgtttgatgggacagtgtagagggagctttgctctgtatctcacTGCCCCATTCTCGCCGGTAAACACTGGGACTGGGCCCTGGTGAGTTGACGTGCCGTTTGATTGCGGGAAGCCCTGGGAGGGGCTGTGCTGGGAATGGAATGGGCAGTGACACAATTTATTGGATGGCCGGTGGGTTTAGGGCTGCTCGAAGGCCTGCTGATGGCGTTACATTTGGGAAGTGGTATATTGTGCTGCGTTGTCACTTATCCCCAGCTGTAACATTAGGTCAGTGCTTGGTAAACATTTCCTCGCTCTCCCTGGCCTGACAAATGTTGCAACAACACAGCTGAGGCCCAATGCCCTGTCAGCGAGACCGCTTGTACTTCAGCATTGCGTCTCCCCcttcaagggacaccctcaaagcctcgccaccgacacctgggagtccctgggcccaaagaccagtccgccctcagtggagggagtgcatccgggagggcgctgagcacctcgagtctcgtcgccgagagcgtgcagaaaccaagcgcaggcagcggaaggagcgtgcggcaaaccagtcccaccctccccttccctcaaccactgtctgtcccaccctccccttccctcaaccactgtctgtcccacctgtgacagggactgtggctcccgtattgggctgttcagccaccgaaggactcactgttagagtggaggcaagtctccctcgattccgaggggctgcctatgatgatgaaagctcTTCCTCCACCGTGTTGCACACCTGGACTCGAGATCAAAGGTACTCACTCCTCGGTCAAAGCGGTGTAGCGAGTGAGTAGGGAGCAAGAGAATAAGGACTCAGACCCCTCCCGCCCCTTTCACccccctcgggacgtcccaaagtgcctcgCAGACAATGAGGGACTTTTTCTTCATTTGTAGTCACAGTtgatgctgattgaaggataaatattggtcccaggacaccgggaggaaaccccaaacccctccccctctccccaaacgaccgccccaacccccaaacccctccccctcgccccccaacccctccccctctcctcaaaCGACCGccccaacccccaaacccctcccccccaacccctccccctctccccaacacctccccaaaccaccgccccaacccctcccccacacccctccccccacccctccccctccccccaacacctccccaaaccaccgccccaacccctccccctctccccaacacctccccaaaccaccgccccaacccctccccccacccccccaatacctccccccacccctccccaaacccctctcccccaacccccaaaccccaacccctcccctcaacccctcccctcacctcaacccctcaccacccccaacacctccccaaacccctcaaccccaatccctcacccccaacccctcccACCAACACCTCCCCAAACCCCTCAACCCCTCACCCCAATCCATCCCCTCCCAACCCCTACCCCCAACCCctccacacctcccctcccctccactcctcccccaaacttctccccccaaacccctcccctcaacccctcaCCCCCAACCACCCCCTCAACCCCAACCACTCCCCtcgccccccaacccctcccccccaacccctctcccccccgatccctctccccccacaacccctcccccccgatccctctccccccacaacccctcccccccaccgctcttcgtttacacccacccgagaaggcagacagggccttggtttaacatcccaaCCAAacgactgtccctccgacagtgcggggctccctcagtactgccctccgacagtgcggcactccctcagtactgcccctccgacagtgcggtgctccctcagtactgcccctccgacagtgaggcgctccctcagtactgcccctccgacagtgcggcgctccctcagtaccgcccctccgacagtgcggcactccctcagtactgcccctccgacagtgcggcgctccctcagtactgcccctccgacagtgcggggctccctcagtactgcccctccgacagtgcggggctccctcagtaccgcccctccgacagtgcggcgctccctcagtactgcccctccgacagtgcggcgctccctcagtactgcccctccgacagtgcggcactccctcagtactgcccctccgacagtgcggcactccctcagtaccgcccctccgatagtgcggccctccctcagtaccgcccctccgatagtgcggccctccctcagtaccgcccctccgacagtgcggggctccctcagtaccgcccctccgacagtgcggcactccctcagtactgcccctccgacagtgcggcgctccctcagtactgcccctccgacagtgcggcactccctcagtactgcccctccgacagtgcggctctccctcagtactgcccctccgacagtgcggctctccctcagtactgcccctccgacagtgcggggctccctcagtaccgcccctccgacagtgcggcgctccctcagtactgcccctccgacagtgcggcgctccctcagtactgcccctccgacagtgcggcactccctcagtactgcccctccgacagtgcggcactccctcagtaccgcccctccgatagtgcggccctccctcagtaccgcccctccgatagtgcggccctccctcagtaccgcccctccgacagtgcggggctccctcagtaccgcccctccgacagtgcggcactccctcagtaccgcccctccgacagtgcggcgctccctcagtactgcccctccgacagtgcggcactccctcagtactgcccctccgacagtgcggcactccctcagtaccgcccctccgacagtgcggcactccctcagtactgcccctccgacagtgcggcactccctcagtactgtccctccgacagtgcggcactccctcagtaccgcccctccgacagtgcggcgctccctcagcaccgcccctccgacagtgcggggctccctcagtactgcccctccgacagtgcggcactccctcagtaccgcccctccgacagtgcggcactccctcagtactgcccctccgacagtgcggcactccctcagtactgcccctccgacagtgcggcactccctcagtaccgcccctccgacagtgcggcactccctcagtaccgcccctccgacagtgcggggctccctcagcaccgcccctccgacagtgcggccctccctcagcaccgcccctccgacagtgcggcactccctcagtaccgcccctccgacagtgcggccctccctcagtaccgcccctccgacagtgcggcgctccctcagtaccgcccctccgacagtgcggcactccctcagtaccgcccctccgacagtgcggccctccctcagtaccgcccctccgacagtgcggccctccctcagtactggagtggtCAAATCTTGAGGTAACagtggcatggatgagggcttcagcagcggatgagctgaggcagaggtggagacgACTGATGTGACGGGCAATCAGCTGTCGTTGTCATGCTGCGGCGATCAGGTGGGAAGCTCATTTCCGGGGCAAACCTGCGGCCAAGCGTAACGAAGAGAGTGTGGTTGAGCCgcggacaggagttggggagagggagggggtcgggggcTGGGGAAGGCAGTGGGTGGCGGGGACCAATAACAACGGTACAGGTCTTCCCAACACTCAGCTGGAGGAAGTTTCTGCTGATCTggaatgtgggacaagcagtctgacaatttcgagagCGCGGAGGGGcgggagagaagtgggggtgaggtcgcgctgggtgtcagcgtacatgtgTAAACTGATGGCGTGCATTCGCGGGGaatgaacagcaagatcccacgaccATTGTGGTAATGACCAGACCCTCTGGTTTTGTATAATTTTATTGCTAAACATCTGCGAATTCAGTGAATTGCCGATCGCAGGTACATAATTCATTTGACACATATTTTACACATTATACGTGTCTGAACAACACCCCCCAATGGAGCAGCAGCAATGGATCACCACGGTGGCCATTgtgcacagcacgatcccacaagctATAAGACAATGAGGTGAATGACCAAGGAACATGATTACAAGAGGGATATTGGTCCCCCCCCTCACCACCAGGgagaacactgaccccccccctccccgctctcccgaTCGTGGCCGCGCGATCtttaacatcggaacaggaggaggccattttccCATCTCCTcgagactgttccgccattcaatgagatcgcggctggtctgtatcctaactccattcacCCGCCTGGGTTCCACAGCCCTTAATGCCCTCGGCTGTCAAACGCcagaatgtccacctgagagggcagatgggtgtAACGTCTCGGCTGAAagttggcccctccgacagtgcggggctccctcagtactgcccctccgacagtgcggtgctccctcagtactgcccctccgacagtgcggggctccctcagtactgcccctccgacagtgcggtgctccctcagtactgcccctccgacagtgcggtgctccctcagtactgccctccgacagtgcggcgctccctcagtacctccgacagtgcggcgctccctcagtacctccgacagtgcggcactccctcagtactgcccctccgacagtgcggcactccctcagtacctccgacagtgcggcactccctcagtagtgcccctccgacagtgcggcgctccctcagtacctccaacagtgcggcgctccctcagtacctctgacagtgcggcactccctcagtactgcccctccgacagtgcggcgctccctcagtacctccgacagtgcggcactccgtcagtactgcccctccgacagtgcggcgctccctcagtacctccgacagtgcggcactccctcagtactgcccctccgacagtgcggcgctccctcagtacctctgacagtgcggcactccctcagtactgcccctccgacagtgcggcgctccctcagtacctccgacagtgcggcactccctcagtactgcccctccgacagtgcggcgctccctcagtacctccgacagtgcggcgctccctcagtacctctgacagtgcggcactccctcagtaccgcccctccgacagtgcggcgctccctcagtactgcccctccgacagtgcggcactccctcagtactgcccctccgacagtgcggcactccctcagtacctccgacagtgcggcgctccctcagtactgcccctccgacagtgcggcgctccctcagtacctccgacagtgcggcgctccctcagtacctccgacagtgcggcgctccctcagtactgcccctccgacagtgcggcgctccctcagtactgcccctccgacagtgcggcgctccctcagtacctccgacagtgcggcactccgtcagtactgcccctccgacagtgcggcgctccctcagtactgcccctccgacagtgcggcactccctcagtactgcccctccgacagtgcggcgctccctcagtactgcccctccgacagtgcggcgctccctcagtacctccgacagtgcggcactccctcagtactgcccctccgacagtgcggcgctccctcagtacctccgacagtgcggcactccgtcagtactgcccctccgacagtgcggcgctccctcagtacctccgacagtacggcgctccctcagtactgcccctccgacagtgcggcgctccctcagtactgcccctccgacagtgcggcgctccctcagtacctccgacagtgcggcactccgtcagtactgcccctccgacagtgcggcgctccctcagtactgcccctccgacagtgcggcgctccctcagtacctccgacagtgcggggctccctcagtactgcccctccgacagtgcggcactccgtcagtactgcccctccgacagtgcggcgctccctcagtactgcccctccgacagtgcggcactccgtcagtactgcccctccgacagtgcggcactccctcagtactgcccctccgacagtgcggcgctccctcagtacctccgacagtgcggcgctccctcagtactgccccagggGGGATGTCGGGCCTGGACCACGAGGCTCAAGGGCCCACGGCCGTTAGTCTCCGAGGGGAAGAACAACGGCGACTGAACACAAATGACACAAATCTTGGACGGGATGCTTTTATCGCGGCACggatgccccgcccccacttcccctCGCGCCCTCTTCCAGCGTCAGGGAGCCATTTTGATGCCTACCCCACTCGCGACACCCTCGCACACCGTCGGCACCCTGGACTTGGGCCGGGCCTGTGCCACCGAGGTCTCATCCTCAAAAGCCCTCTCGAAGATGTCACGCAGTGACCTGCGCAACTGCTGCTTGAAGCCCCGGCCCACGTAGACGTAGAGGATGGGGTTGATGCAGCTGTTGAGGTAGGCCAGGCCTTGAACCAGGGGGTCGAGGGCCCCAAGcctgagcagcaggccctggtcccGTGACAGCAACAGCAGCCCCACGGTGTGGTATGGCAGCCAGCAGACAAAGAAGCAGAGGACCACGGCCGCCACCAGCCGGTAGGTCCTGCGGGGCCTGGCCATGCTGGAGCCACTGATCCTGTGCAGCAGCAAGGCCGAGCAGGCGCCGATGATGAGGAAGGGGAGCAGGAAGCCAAGCGTGAAGCGGGAAGCCAGGACCCTGCGCTGGGTGTGTTGTATCGCCTCCACCGTCTCCCCGTAGAGGTTGGTGCAGTACACCTTGGGCTCGAATTTGACGGTGCCCCGGTAGATGAAGCTGGGCAG belongs to Pristiophorus japonicus isolate sPriJap1 unplaced genomic scaffold, sPriJap1.hap1 HAP1_SCAFFOLD_1383, whole genome shotgun sequence and includes:
- the LOC139242602 gene encoding C3a anaphylatoxin chemotactic receptor-like; protein product: MEAQNASWNWTGGEDYDEYDDEWTDYDNGFGEAVKKACNVAAMVLYCFIFLVGVPGNGAVIWIAGFRMRKRPNMVWFLNLSVADLLCCLSLPFLTSQLALGYHWPYGNLLCKLLPSATILSMFASIFLLTGISIDRCLQARCPIWSRNHRTARHVALACGLAWGLAFLMSLPSFIYRGTVKFEPKVYCTNLYGETVEAIQHTQRRVLASRFTLGFLLPFLIIGACSALLLHRISGSSMARPRRTYRLVAAVVLCFFVCWLPYHTVGLLLLSRDQGLLLRLGALDPLVQGLAYLNSCINPILYVYVGRGFKQQLRRSLRDIFERAFEDETSVAQARPKSRVPTVCEGVASGVGIKMAP